Proteins from one Oryza sativa Japonica Group chromosome 12, ASM3414082v1 genomic window:
- the LOC4352708 gene encoding protein WRKY1 — MEEEVEAANRAAVESCHRVLALLSQQQDPALLRSIASETGEACAKFRKVVSLLGNGGGGGGGGGGGGHARGRMAGRSRPSAVLREKGFLESSSGGGQLGMMMSGAATPSTSSAAHLRNRIGGGSGVPPDSLRGLDLVSSSSKGGAHQFDPPKLVQPLSVQFQFGATAHRYPFQQHQHQQKLQAEMFKRSNSGISLKFDSPSATGTMSSAFMSSLSMDGSVASLEGKPPFHLISGPVASDPVNAHHVPKRRCTGRGEDGSGKCATTGRCHCSKRRKLRIKRSIKVPAISNKIADIPPDEYSWRKYGQKPIKGSPHPRGYYKCSSVRGCPARKHVERCVDDPAMLIVTYEGEHNHTRLPTQSAQT; from the exons atggaggaggaggtggaggcggcgaacagggcggcggtggagagttGCCACAGGGTGCTGGCCTTGCTGTCGCAGCAGCAGGACCCTGCGTTGCTCAGGAGCATAGCTTCAGAGACAGGAGAGGCCTGTGCCAAGTTCAGGAAGGTGGTCTCCCtcctcggcaatggcggcggcggcggcggcggcggcggcggtggtggacatGCTAGAGGCAGGATGGCCGGGAGAAGCAGGCCTTCGGCGGTGCTGAGAGAGAAGGGATTCTTGgagagcagcagcggcggcggccagctggGGATGATGATGTCCGGTGCTGCCACTCCGTCTACTAGCTCCGCCGCGCATTTGCGCAACCGGAttggcggaggcagcggcgtgCCACCGGATTCGTTGCGGGGGCTCGATTTGGTCAGCTCGAGCAGCAAGGGTGGTGCTCATCAGTTCGATCCTCCGAAGCTGGTGCAGCCGTTGTCGGTTCAGTTCCAGTTCGGCGCTACCGCGCATAGGTACCCGTTCcagcagcatcagcatcagcagaAGTTGCAGGCTGAGATGTTCAAGAGGAGCAACAGCGGGATCAGCCTTAAGTTTGATAGCCCTAGTGCCACCGGGACGATGTCGTCGGCGTTCATGTCGTCGCTTAGCATGGACGGCAGCGTGGCTAGCTTGGAAGGGAAGCCGCCGTTCCATTTGATCAGCGGCCCGGTCGCGAGCGACCCGGTGAACGCTCACCATGTGCCCAAACGGCGGTGCacggggagaggggaggatggAAGTGGCAAGTGTGCCACAACCGGAAGGTGCCATTGCTCAAAGAGGAG GAAGTTGCGAATTAAGAGGTCAATTAAAGTGCCCGCCATTAGCAACAAAATAGCAGACATACCTCCAGATGAATACTCATGGCGAAAGTATGGTCAGAAGCCGATTAAGGGTTCGCCTCATCCAAG GGGTTACTACAAATGTAGCAGCGTCCGGGGCTGCCCAGCGAGGAAGCACGTCGAGCGGTGCGTAGACGACCCGGCGATGCTCATCGTGACGTATGAAGGTGAGCATAACCATACTCGGCTGCCAACACAGTCAGCCCAGACCTAG